A single genomic interval of Bradyrhizobium japonicum USDA 6 harbors:
- a CDS encoding terpene synthase family protein — MIQTERAVQQVLEWGRSLTGFADEHAVEAVRGGQYILQRIHPSLRGTSARTGRDPQDETLIVTFYRELALLFWLDDCNDLGLISPEQLAAVEQALGQGVPCALPGFEGCAVLRASLATLAYDRRDYAQLLDDTRCYSAALRAGHAQAVAAERWSYAEYLHNGIDSIAYANVFCCLSLLWGLDMATLRARPAFRQVLRLISAIGRLQNDLHGCDKDRSAGEADNAVILLLQRYPAMPVVEFLNDELAGHTRMLHRVMAEERFPAPWGPLIEAMAAIRVQYYRTSTSRYRSDAVRGGQRAPA, encoded by the coding sequence ATGATCCAGACTGAACGCGCGGTGCAGCAGGTGCTGGAGTGGGGACGTTCCCTGACCGGATTCGCCGACGAGCATGCCGTGGAAGCGGTCAGGGGCGGCCAGTACATCCTGCAGCGCATCCACCCGAGCCTGCGCGGCACCAGCGCCCGCACCGGTCGCGATCCGCAGGACGAAACGCTGATAGTGACGTTCTATCGCGAACTGGCGCTGCTGTTCTGGCTCGACGATTGCAACGACCTTGGCCTGATCTCGCCGGAACAGCTCGCCGCGGTGGAGCAAGCGCTGGGGCAGGGCGTGCCGTGCGCGCTCCCCGGATTCGAGGGTTGCGCTGTGCTGCGCGCTTCGCTGGCCACGCTCGCCTACGATCGTCGCGATTATGCTCAGCTTCTCGACGATACCCGGTGCTACTCCGCGGCGCTGCGCGCCGGACACGCGCAGGCGGTAGCGGCGGAACGCTGGTCCTACGCTGAGTACCTGCACAACGGCATCGATTCGATCGCCTACGCGAACGTGTTCTGTTGCCTGTCCTTGCTGTGGGGGCTGGATATGGCGACCTTGCGCGCGCGTCCGGCGTTTCGCCAGGTCCTGCGGCTCATCTCCGCGATAGGGCGTCTGCAGAACGATCTGCATGGATGCGACAAGGACAGGTCGGCCGGCGAGGCCGACAACGCGGTGATCTTGCTGCTGCAGCGCTATCCAGCTATGCCTGTGGTGGAGTTCCTCAACGACGAGCTGGCCGGCCATACGCGCATGCTGCACCGGGTGATGGCGGAAGAACGCTTTCCCGCGCCGTGGGGACCATTGATCGAGGCCATGGCGGCCATCCGCGTGCAGTACTACCGGACCTCGACCAGCCGCTACCGCAGCGACGCTGTGAGGGGAGGCCAGCGCGCGCCGGCCTGA